The Elaeis guineensis isolate ETL-2024a chromosome 3, EG11, whole genome shotgun sequence region TCCATTTGAGAAGATATGCGACCAATGAAAGTCGCCAAACAAAGTATGCCCACATGCCTTTTTTTGCTTAAGGGGTGTTTCAGAATTTTCTTTTCAACTCTCATAGAGAAACAAGTATTCTAGTAATCATTAAAATTAACAATCCATTTGGTTCATAGTAAGGAAGCACTAATTGATCAAGCAACAAATCCATTGCCAGGGTGCAACCTTTAGATGGCCGTCCAATGCCAGGCAGCTAAAAAATATAGTGATTTAACTGCAAAGGGCCCTCTAAAGTAGACAGGCAGCTGATCAAGGTAGGCTTATTCCAAATTAGATAAATTACAGAATGGAGCTATGAGAAAGCACAAGACAAGGCCACCTTATTATACTCAGCTATTTGATTTTCCTGATGACGAAAACGAGAAACAGTTTGACCTTTATCCAATCTCTGATTTCCTCTCAAAAGAGGGCTACATAGGAGCATCAAAACCATTTCACCATAAGAAAACTTGTTGCACACTAACTTCTTTATAAACAGATCAACATACAGTACAATTCAACACCATACCACCGTCAttttacaaaaaatatatatatatatatcaatgtcTAACCAAAGGTATCATTTTTCAAACACCAAACAACAACATATTTGAAAGAGTTTTACATGCGCATCATCCATTTACAAGGACCACATGTTTTTCCCCTCACCAGCATCAGATCTCACCTGATGACTTCAAAAATGCTGATTAAACTTTAAGAGTACACATTTACAGGACTAATAGTAAAATAACAAACACATGGAAGGCTATCAAAGATAAACCCTAGCAGATGTGCAGCTAAGAAAGGGCTTACCTTCTGGGCTGGAGAGCCGGCTAATCCAGAGAAAGGAAGCATCGAAGCCCTCCCATCACGGATCCCCCAACCTCGGGCTCGGCAAGGACACTCCTGGCGAGGTCGGGAACACCATGCCCGGCGACAGCATCATCTGGTACGCTGTCCGGGGGACGGCAGGCACCCGAACCCCAGTGGGGAAGTCGGCGGGGGCAGCAGCAGCGCCGCCGCCGTTGGTGAGGGCACCAGCGGCGGCTGCCCGACCCCGCCGCTGTGGAGGCGGCGCATGTAGGCGGAGATGGGCGATTCCGCGGCGGCACTGACGGTGGGGAACGGGGGGAGTGGGGAAAGGGAAGGCCGCATCCAGACGTCGAcagcggcggaggccggcggcgggGGCCCGGTGGTGAGTGCGGTGGACGGAGGGGGCAGGTGGGCGAGGGGCGGCGGGCGGATGCGATGGAGGCGGGAGGTGGAGGCGGGGGCGGCGacaggagggggagagggaggcgGCGCCGCCGGGCGGGGTTGGTGGTGGGCGGGGGATCCGGTGAGCTTCTGGACGACGTCTCGGAAGTCGTTCTTGTCGATGTTATAGACGGGGGGCTGCGACTGCTGAGGCGGAGCGCCGCCGCTATTTATAGCGGCGGGCGGCGGGGAGGGGCGGGTGgagttagggtttggattttTGGGGAGGGGCTTAGAGATCTTATAAGAGGCCTTGTTGAGGGACTTGAGGGAGGTCTGGATGTGAGAGctagtggtggtggtggtggtggtggtggtggtggtggtggaggaggaggaggaagtgcTTACAGAGCTGCTGGAactggcggcggcggcggcggcagcgGCAGCGGTGGTGATGGGATTCGGGATGGTCGTGGAGGTGGAGGAATGACAGCTTTTTTCCATGATACCTGGGAACCTCTGAATCTTGCCTATAAAAAGAGGAAATATATGTTATGGAGATCAGAGTGATAGATAGGGTAGGATTATAATCTAACAACAaaccctcttttctctttctaggGAGATCCTAGCAAATATCTATAACTAGAGTCTGTGCGGGTTTGTCTCCTGAGTTTTATGGAGCTCGGCTCTGCTGGTTGGGATAAGACGGGAAAGGAAAACTAGAAGGCTTTGGGAGTGCTCATGGGGTGGCAAGAGCAGCGAGCCTGGGTGGTTGGTGTCACGTGTAAGAGTAAATTAAATGGAATTATTTAGTGAGTGACTGTTGATGCAGAAGATAATGTATGCAGGTATTTGCATTTTTTTGAGTGGATGAGTTATAcgattattaaataaatttgtcATATAAAAACTGGCTATTTTTTGTTCTGTAATCATCTTGACACTGAGCATAATAAGCTAAAAATATCATTCATATTTACAataccaattttatttttttaagaaacaaATATCGATGTTGAATTGGGATTGCTAGGATTGTTAATATTATACTATTTATTTGCTAATGAATGTGAATATAACTATTATACAATGCCGTCCGTGGGTTCTCCctcattttctcttaaaaaagttATTATATAATGCCCCTTATGTCAAACGCAATGTTAATACATTTAATATGGAGCATTCAGTGCAATTTGGttataaaaatattagcaataattatcttaaaaattatgagaaataattttttcatggaTGAAAGAGGTATATACCATATGCTCAATTCTGTACTCCATAAAAAAAAGTCCTCCTTCAAAAATCCTCGTAGATATGCATAAAGAGTGGTATCCTTGACTTGTaccaataaaaaaagaaaaagacccgAATCCTTGACACAAATACTTTTTGTCCCAGTGACTAAATAACGGGAGAGTACTGATCTCCAGTGCCAAGCCTCGGCTAGATTCATCCTCTACTAGAAATTTCAAGTACCAACTAAACGTTTAATTGGTTGCGCATCATGTAATATATCAGCAAATTTTAGTGGGACcgtataaattttattatctcgATACGCTGTTACTTGTAACAACAATATTATTTATTGTCTCAGTGCACGACTCGCTGCGGTCATCTAAGGCACCGGATAAGGTGGCAAGGATGAGAAAGAACACGTGaaatagatagagagagaaggtgCGCAAAAGGAcaaacctagagagagaaagagaccgTCAAAAGGATGCGTTTGAGAGACGTCGGATAGCGACAACGTCTTAGCGATAGGGAAAGGCACGTGACGAGGACTGTAGTTTTTGGGTTCTCGTGGATTTTATAATCCTTCATTAAAACAAAGGACCCTACGAAAAGGAGATGCCTTGACTTGAAAGCATCCCTTTTGACCGAGTTCGGTGTGCTTGCCTTGTACAAATTTATTTCGTGTAGTGACTCTTGGGAGACGTTGGATCATCATCAAATGGTTCTCTCGAAGAGGGGGATCGTGATCGACCGTCCATCAATTGGGTGGCCGCAATGT contains the following coding sequences:
- the LOC105041439 gene encoding VQ motif-containing protein 9 — translated: MEKSCHSSTSTTIPNPITTAAAAAAAAASSSSSVSTSSSSSTTTTTTTTTTTTSSHIQTSLKSLNKASYKISKPLPKNPNPNSTRPSPPPAAINSGGAPPQQSQPPVYNIDKNDFRDVVQKLTGSPAHHQPRPAAPPPSPPPVAAPASTSRLHRIRPPPLAHLPPPSTALTTGPPPPASAAVDVWMRPSLSPLPPFPTVSAAAESPISAYMRRLHSGGVGQPPLVPSPTAAALLLPPPTSPLGFGCLPSPGQRTR